From the Palaemon carinicauda isolate YSFRI2023 chromosome 4, ASM3689809v2, whole genome shotgun sequence genome, the window atatatatatatatatatatatatatatatatatatatatatatatatatatatatatatatatatatatatacatatatatatatatatatatatatatatatatatatatatatatatatatatatatatatatatatatatatatgtgtgtgtgtgtgtgtgtgtgtgtgtgtgcgtagaaatcacgaaagctgacacgtgatgatatatatatatatatatatatatatatatatatatatatatatatatatatatatatatatattgatggagtGAAGTACCTGATACACATAGAAACTTCATacaagttacataaataaatatccatTCGTATTCACGTGTAAACTCGTTTTACCATTATCTCTATGAGATCTTCGGAAAGGCTCTTGAAATACAAGCTAAGGGATATGAGGAATCAGTTGTTGTCTTTGGTATTTCCGTTTTGATAATTCTCTACCTCAGATAATCCTGCCTTGGTGAGTCAAGGTTGTAAACATCGTCTTAGGTCAGAAAGGATTATGAACCAcacctttatttcttgtttatttgtttcatcATTGTAGCTTCTACTTTTCTctctttaatttacttttttatttcttgaaataaggacttgcacatcctattttacaaatacccgtactctctctctctctctctctctctctctctctctctctctctctctctctctctctctcacttgaatcATCTTCCGATTCAGAAGTCAGTCTTAAAAAGTATTCTAagatttcctcttcgttttcaagaaacttccggtGTCGGAGAGACATAATTAACTCAGCAAACGCGTTTGTTACTAATCGATTATAACTCGGCGAACCAAGAAGTCTGCCCTGTGTATGGTGATCTgagtgttgttgttggggtattaaaaccaacacttgttgttggcacgggcctttcccttggttggcccgtatctGAGTGTTTGGGTACCTGGGTTTATAGGGGTATGGTATAGGATTAGCGGCTTATAGCGACCGAGAGGATTGTCAACCCTGAATAACGCGAAACAAACAGCTAATTTGGCTGGTTTCCTCACGTTTTTGCGCCGAATAACATGGTGATATCTGCTGTTCATTTAGCcagtttttcttaaaagaaaattgacacataaaacacgttttttgttcacaaaaataacatttcttgaaagatataaaaccaagtgttattctgggattcttacaagaaggaaacattattagtttgcctcctaaagcaattataatacgtgccggctgggagccggacttcggtcggaacctaccattcaagaaagccggctgggagccgggcttCGAGCGCTAAGGGttatagcaccttgttggacgtgacacgaaatcctcttcgaaagcttcattgtagtcataccgatgtatttgccggggcatcctcggactgggcattgataggagtagactacattcgtcttcctcagtgggtcgttatcagggggcgctggattactCCTCATAATCAAACTGCGAGTCTTAGCAGCCTGATAGTAGATGataagtttcactttcgtggtctcgtcggtaggtgacacgttgttggtgatgattactttgatggccttctcatcccgctggtattctgcgtgcatgaagcctctgtagtatagtttaatatcactagatccgttggtggaggtgtcggacctatctctgttgttgtcggacccctggctggcgctgtcggacccttctaccgcagaggacccataccacttgtcaataggtgccctcacttcacgctggacttgcatgttggtatagccattattgatgtgtggccctttccagctccttgtgggtgtctgtccatgatgagcagtgtgaaaatgccctgcatacaaaggccttgatggtcgagggcttgtagcgggcagggcattcactctcgccattcaaacacatgccgagatttgtaggcttggtgtagacagtggtgtgaAATCCCTCGTTGGTAGAAGAAATCAAGACATCCAGCAACGGGAGACTGTTGTCCACGCTGTTTtcgagggtgaagtggaggacgcagTTGTCCTCGAAAGTCCTCCTTAAGTTCtcaatggcttcggtggaagtagctttgacaaaGGTATCATCAATGTAACGAAAGTAAGCGAGGGGGGCACTCGACTTGGGAGaagaccctctcctctactactcccatgtgaaagttggcaaagagcatgcccaagggcgagcccattgccacgccatccttctgtaggtacatgtgcccacgatgagtagtaaagggggtcGTCTTAGTGCAGATGGCTAGGAGTGTCCGGAGGGCTTGTTCTGGGATGTTCAATTCCGGTGACGCCTCGTCCCTGTAGACTATATCAGCGATAAGGTCGATTGTTTCATCAACAGGGACATTGGTGAACAGAGACTcaacgtccatcgatgctatgaccgcCTCTCCGcagacgtccttgatcctctctaggaattcggcagaggaggccacacagtagcggtcggggacatatggcctCAAAATCGCGTTCAGCCTCCTGGCCAGCTGGTATGTCGGCATAGGGCATTGACTAATGATtagtcgaagtgggttgccttgtttgttaGTCTttacattgccgtagaggtaaccaggtccaaaatcccccgaaatcatgggcaggtgtacggcATTAGTTGCAGCGTTAATGGCCTCCCTCGATGGTGCGATTTGCATCTCTCTTGATGTCTTCCAaagggttgctcgtgaggcgctcgaatttagtcaggtcggcgaggatggcgtccaattTCTCGTAGTACTCTTCAGTGTATGAGCACAAAAGCTGCTGTCTTGTCGGCCCGTCGGACGGTGACACCAGCAACTTGTTTAAGCTCTTTAGCATcagctctcatctccttagaaacgatgccgctgctgtacctgcccctatcagtaagggcctcagcGAGCaaaagcggctgaagggcgtcagtcgtccggagggcaccacgttcttgaaCGTTGAGGGTGGAATCTACAAGTAATTCTATCTCCAGGCGCTTGTCGGTTGGTCTAGGTCGGGTGATAAAGTGACATTTGAGGCCCATCTTAAgaatctgctcctgtgctggcgtagggacgtagctggagatgttgatgtatttatatatattgcatatatatgtatatatagtatatatatatatatatatatatatatatatatatatatatatatatatatatatatacatatatatatatatatatatatatatatatatatatattacatttatataaatatatatattatatatagatgcatatatgtatatatttatatatatatatatatatatatatatatatatatttatatatatatatatatatatatatatatatatatatatatatatatatatatatatatatatatatatatatatacaaatacttatatgtgtatatatatatatatatatatatatatatatatatatatatatatatatatatatatatatatatatatatacatatatatatatatatatatatatatatatatatatatatatatatatgtatatatatatatatatatatatatatatatatagagagagagagagagagagagagagagagagagagagaggagagagagagagagagagagagagagactacaacatAAGATAAAAGTACGGCTACGAATACTTAAACTtcaattttatcttcttttttgccACTCGTACTTCATTCGTCATTATAAACTCCTTTCTGCTGTCCTCGCAAGACCCCTCTTTTCAAAGTATCCCACAATCATCCGAAGAGACTTTATCTTTATCCTTTGTTTTTACCTTTTGATGCCAGAAGGCATTTGACTGATTTTAGGgaactgaaaaaaaagaacataatcATAATCTTATATTTAGATTTTCATTATAAATTGCATAAAATGTCTACTAGAAAATTTGAGTTCAGATTTTTTGTAAAACTTCGGGCGATATATTTGtaccaacagatttttttctttcatatttccctTGCCTCCTCGCAACTTATTCTTTTTCCAAGATATTTTCCCTATTTTTAGATGTAGACtaaacaaaaagagagatgaagCTGTCAAATATAGTTGTGTTGTGATACATCACTAAACGAACAGTCTTTCAGTATAACAATGGACAACTGCAATACAAAGGATGGAAAGAtgcctaaaatatttcaagaaagacGGATGAATCCTAAGTACGTAGACCTCAAATAAATATTGTTTCTCATGAAAGGTTTCTACCCTTCAAATAAAACACACTCTCCAACGAAAGAGTTACTCTCACTATCGGTGGACAATTCTCGCAGACGTGTCAACAGACTTCAGATTCTTAGAAGAAAAACATTCATTCAGTTTAGGTTCCCTCTGTGAGCACCAAACGTTGCTAATTGCATTTGACATAAAGTAATGTATTAATCGCAAATATGTTTAGCGTTAGAGACTTAGAAAGTCATTTGACCACATCGAATATAATGCATTCATACTCTACTTAAAACTTGGAGGACTTGAAGAGggaaagaaaaaagtaataaaaacaaaacaaccaaaggCTATGATTGTAAATTCCTATTACCGAGATTAAAATTTCTATTCCTCTCTTTGGTAATTTATGCTCGTAGAAGTAAAATCATTGATGTAAAATAATTTTGCAGCAAATAAAATTCTGCTTGAATGTTGGACATGACAAGAACCTGAAGTCTGTTTTGCTTGACTTTTTCGATTCAATTAATGCAGTGTCCTCGAGAGTAGCGCTGGATTGTGAACcatttgcatgatatatatatatatatatatatatatatatatatatatatatatatatatatatatatatatatatatatatgtatgtatatatgtatagatatatatatatatatatatatatatatatatatatatatatatatatatatatatatatatatatatatatat encodes:
- the LOC137639309 gene encoding uncharacterized protein, whose protein sequence is MQIAPSREAINAATNAVHLPMISGDFGPGYLYGNVKTNKQGNPLRLIISQCPMPTYQLARRLNAILRPYVPDRYCVASSAEFLERIKDVCGEAVIASMDVESLFTNVPVDETIDLIADIVYRDEASPELNIPEQALRTLLAICTKTTPFTTHRGHMYLQKDGVAMGSPLGMLFANFHMGVVEERVFSQVECPPRLLSLH